AAATCTCTTTAAGCTTCTTCGCGGCGAAGTGCGGTATTGAACTCTGAGACTGCCTGGAGGAATTCGATCTGACCGCCGGACTCAAGCGTTCTGGCGATAATTGCAGAGAGATCTTTGGGCAGGCATTTGCCTCCAAACCCGAGCTTGCCGGTGACCGTGCTATGGGAACGTCCAACGCGTGTATCAGCGGTCCAGATCTCTCTCATCTGTGTAAAGTCGGCTCCAAAGTGCGAGGCGAGAAGATAGAACTGTGCAACAAAGGCGACCTTCGTCGCGAAAAAGCAGTTCTCCATATACTTCGATAGTTCCGCCGTAATGGCGTCGGTGACGAAATAGTGGGGCTCAGGGCCAAGGACATCGCGATAGGCCGAGATGAAGCGCTCGCACAGACAGCGCTCTCCTCCAACTGCTACCAGGTCAGGTACACGGGTTACCAGCGATTTGTGAAAAGGCGTTTCGCCAATATATTCCGGGCTGAAGACGATCTGCTTGCCGAACTCTTCGGTGAGTGCCTGCACCGTTCCTGGAGGGATGGTGGACTTGATACACATTGGAGGAAGAATCCACGCGACAACCTCGCGGACGGCCGAGATATCGCAACTGCCATCTTCGGAGGCAGGCGTGGGGACAGAGATAAAAACGAGATCGCAATTGTTGATGTCACGTTGGCGGCTCTCGCTCCCCATCTCCGGATCAAACTTGTCATAGATGACGACTTCACGATGTCCATCAAGGAACAGTTGAGCCAGATGTTTGCCGACAACGCCATACCCCACCACACCTACTTTCACCCGCGGTCTCCTCTTTTTCGTGTACTCGGACGTGACGACAGTAGAAACAGACGTTTGTATACATTTGGCCGATAGCGCTTTTGTAAACGGACGTTGGATCGCATACTTGTGGCGATGTTCTGCATTCCTTCCACCTGTATTCCCGCCAGCAGCGCACGTTCCTTCAACTTATCAATCGGCCGCGATACCGGTAGGCGTCGATGGCCAATCGATTGGAATAAGTTCATCCAATCCTGGCTCACCTGTTCCAGTCCAAAATAGCGTTTCGCATAACGATACCCAGTCCAGGCAAGGCGCTTTCGGATCTCGGCCCTGGAGATTGCTCGAAGTGCATCTATCCATTCCTGCTCGTTGCCAGCCAGCAGACCGTTGCGGCCATGACGGATGATAGGTTTGTACGCCGGAAGCGGATACGCGATGACCGGAAGCCCGAGAACCATGGCCTGAATAAGTCGGTTGGACGATTTGCAGAAGCTCGTCAGGCACTCGGTGCCGGTAATGACAGCGAAATCGCATCTCTTGATCTCATCCCATGAGAAATCCCAATTGATGGTTGCATGGCGTGTGTTGGAGATAATCTCCAGGGTCATCTCCGGAAACTCGCGCTGGATGAGCTTCTTCAGGGCATAGAGTTCCATCTGCTTGATGTTGTCCATGGCTCCGAACCAAACGCATCTCAGTTTTTTTGATTCGAACTTGCGACGAGGACGCTGGCTTGCTTCAAAAGCTTCGCCGATGACCCTGACATTCGAAATTCCTTCATCTCGATACAGCTCTGCAAGAAATTCTGAAGAAACAACGGTTAATGTGGC
Above is a genomic segment from Terriglobus tenax containing:
- a CDS encoding glycosyltransferase, whose amino-acid sequence is MKDRVPDDSPRVYWALSGPMKMASSRLHGYSIHESLQSQGWESHLLFQLKHRIDDLPLPASWFQSPLLFRKGDIVVFQKLVGVATLEALQQLRDRGIATIYIDCDFPPKIPEASLATLTVVSSEFLAELYRDEGISNVRVIGEAFEASQRPRRKFESKKLRCVWFGAMDNIKQMELYALKKLIQREFPEMTLEIISNTRHATINWDFSWDEIKRCDFAVITGTECLTSFCKSSNRLIQAMVLGLPVIAYPLPAYKPIIRHGRNGLLAGNEQEWIDALRAISRAEIRKRLAWTGYRYAKRYFGLEQVSQDWMNLFQSIGHRRLPVSRPIDKLKERALLAGIQVEGMQNIATSMRSNVRLQKRYRPNVYKRLFLLSSRPSTRKRGDRG
- a CDS encoding Rossmann-fold NAD(P)-binding domain-containing protein; this encodes MKVGVVGYGVVGKHLAQLFLDGHREVVIYDKFDPEMGSESRQRDINNCDLVFISVPTPASEDGSCDISAVREVVAWILPPMCIKSTIPPGTVQALTEEFGKQIVFSPEYIGETPFHKSLVTRVPDLVAVGGERCLCERFISAYRDVLGPEPHYFVTDAITAELSKYMENCFFATKVAFVAQFYLLASHFGADFTQMREIWTADTRVGRSHSTVTGKLGFGGKCLPKDLSAIIARTLESGGQIEFLQAVSEFNTALRREEA